A single Pan paniscus chromosome 21, NHGRI_mPanPan1-v2.0_pri, whole genome shotgun sequence DNA region contains:
- the BIRC7 gene encoding baculoviral IAP repeat-containing protein 7, which produces MGPKDSAKCLHRGPQPSHWAAGDGPTQERCGPGSLGSPVLGLDTCRAWDHVDGQILGQLRPLTEEEEEEGAGATLSRGPAFPGMGSEELRLASFYDWPLTAEVPPELLAAAGFFHTGHQDKVRCFFCHGGLQSWKRGDDPWTEHAKWFPSCQFLLRSKGRDFVHSVQETHSQLLGSWDPWEEPEDAAPVAPSVPASGYPELPTPRREVQSESAQEPGGVSPAQAQRAWWVLEPPGAGDVEAQLRRLQEERTCKVCLDHAVSIVFVPCGHLVCAECAPGLQLCPICRAPVRSRVRTFLS; this is translated from the exons ATGGGGCCTAAAGACAGTGCCAAGTGCCTGCACCGTGGACCACAGCCGAGCCACTGGGCAGCCGGTGATGGTCCCACGCAGGAGCGCTGTGGACCCGGCTCTCTGGGCAGCCCTGTCCTAGGCCTGGACACCTGCAGAGCCTGGGACCACGTGGATGGGCAGATCCTGGGCCAGCTGCGGCCCCtgacagaggaggaagaggaggagggtgcCGGGGCCACCTTGTCCAGGGGGCCTGCCTTCCCCGGCATGGGCTCTGAGGAGTTGCGTCTGGCCTCCTTCTATGACTGGCCGCTGACTGCTGAGGTGCCACCCGAGCTGCTGGCTGCTGCCGGCTTCTTCCACACAG GCCATCAGGACAAGGTGAGGTGCTTCTTCTGCCATGGGGGCCTGCAGAGCTGGAAGCGCGGGGACGACCCCTGGACGGAGCATGCCAAGTGGTTCCCCAG CTGTCAGTTCCTGCTCCGGTCAAAAGGAAGAGACTTTGTCCACAGTGTGCAGGAGACTCACTCCCAGCTGCTGGGCTCCTGG GACCCGTGGGAAGAACCGGAAGACGCAGCCCCTGTGGCCCCCTCTG TCCCTGCCTCTGGGTACCCTGAGCTGCCCACACCCAGGAGAGAGGTCCAGTCTGAAAGCGCCCAGGAGCCAG GAGGGGTCAGTCCAGCCCAGGCCCAGAGGGCGTGGTGGGTTCTTGAGCCCCCGGGAGCCGGGGATGTGGAGGCGCAGCTGCGGCGGCTGCAGGAGGAGAGGACATGCAAGGTGTGCCTGGACCACGCCGTGTCCATCGTCTTTGTGCCGTGCGGCCACCTGGTCTGTGCTGAGTGTGCCCCCGGCCTGCAGCTGTGCCCCATCTGCAGAGCCCCCGTCCGCAGCCGCGTGCGCACCTTCCTGTCCTAG
- the NKAIN4 gene encoding sodium/potassium-transporting ATPase subunit beta-1-interacting protein 4 isoform X3 translates to MGSCSGRCALVVLCAFQLVAALERQVFDFLGYQWAPILANFVHIIVVILGLFGTIQYRLRYVMVYTVWAAVWVTWNVFIICFYLEVGGLLQDSELLTFSLSRHRSWWRERWPGCLHEEVPAVGLGAPHGQALVSGAGCALEPSYVEALHSGLQILIALLGFVCGCHVVSVFTEEEDSCLRK, encoded by the exons ATGGGCTCCTGCTCCGGCCGCTGCGCGCTCGTCGTCCTCTGCGCTTTTCAGCTG GTCGCCGCCCTGGAGAGGCAGGTGTTTGACTTCCTGGGCTACCAGTGGGcgcccatcctggccaactttgTCCACATCATCGTCGTCATCCTGGGACTCTTCGGCACCATCCAGTACCGGCTGCGCTACGTCATGGTG TACACGGTGTGGGCAGCCGTCTGGGTCACCTGGAACGTCTTCATCATCTGCTTCTACCTGGAAGTCGGTGGCCTCTTACAG GACAGCGAGCTACTGACCTTCAGCCTCTCCCGGCATCGCTCCTGGTGGCGTGAGCGCTGGCCAGGCTGTCTGCATGAGGAGGTGCCGGCAGTGGGCCTCGGGGCCCCCCATGGCCAGGCCCTGGTGTCAGGTGCTGGCTGTGCCCTGGAGCCCAGCTATGTGGAGGCCCTACACAGCGGCCTGCAGATCCTGATCGCG CTTCTGGGCTTTGTCTGTGGCTGCCATGTGGTCAGCGTATTTACGGAGGAAGAGGACAGCT GCCTGCGTAAGTGA
- the NKAIN4 gene encoding sodium/potassium-transporting ATPase subunit beta-1-interacting protein 4 isoform X1, producing the protein MGSCSGRCALVVLCAFQLVAALERQVFDFLGYQWAPILANFVHIIVVILGLFGTIQYRLRYVMVYTVWAAVWVTWNVFIICFYLEVGGLLQDSELLTFSLSRHRSWWRERWPGCLHEEVPAVGLGAPHGQALVSGAGCALEPSYVEALHSGLQILIALLGFVCGCHVVSVFTEEEDSFDFIGGFDPFPLYHVNEKPPSLLSKQAYLPA; encoded by the exons ATGGGCTCCTGCTCCGGCCGCTGCGCGCTCGTCGTCCTCTGCGCTTTTCAGCTG GTCGCCGCCCTGGAGAGGCAGGTGTTTGACTTCCTGGGCTACCAGTGGGcgcccatcctggccaactttgTCCACATCATCGTCGTCATCCTGGGACTCTTCGGCACCATCCAGTACCGGCTGCGCTACGTCATGGTG TACACGGTGTGGGCAGCCGTCTGGGTCACCTGGAACGTCTTCATCATCTGCTTCTACCTGGAAGTCGGTGGCCTCTTACAG GACAGCGAGCTACTGACCTTCAGCCTCTCCCGGCATCGCTCCTGGTGGCGTGAGCGCTGGCCAGGCTGTCTGCATGAGGAGGTGCCGGCAGTGGGCCTCGGGGCCCCCCATGGCCAGGCCCTGGTGTCAGGTGCTGGCTGTGCCCTGGAGCCCAGCTATGTGGAGGCCCTACACAGCGGCCTGCAGATCCTGATCGCG CTTCTGGGCTTTGTCTGTGGCTGCCATGTGGTCAGCGTATTTACGGAGGAAGAGGACAGCT TTGATTTCATTGGTGGATTTGATCCATTTCCTCTCTACCATGTCAATGAAAAGCCACCCAGTCTCTTGTCCAAGCAGGCGTACTT GCCTGCGTAA
- the NKAIN4 gene encoding sodium/potassium-transporting ATPase subunit beta-1-interacting protein 4 isoform X4 has protein sequence MVYTVWAAVWVTWNVFIICFYLEVGGLLQDSELLTFSLSRHRSWWRERWPGCLHEEVPAVGLGAPHGQALVSGAGCALEPSYVEALHSGLQILIALLGFVCGCHVVSVFTEEEDSFDFIGGFDPFPLYHVNEKPPSLLSKQAYLPA, from the exons ATGGTG TACACGGTGTGGGCAGCCGTCTGGGTCACCTGGAACGTCTTCATCATCTGCTTCTACCTGGAAGTCGGTGGCCTCTTACAG GACAGCGAGCTACTGACCTTCAGCCTCTCCCGGCATCGCTCCTGGTGGCGTGAGCGCTGGCCAGGCTGTCTGCATGAGGAGGTGCCGGCAGTGGGCCTCGGGGCCCCCCATGGCCAGGCCCTGGTGTCAGGTGCTGGCTGTGCCCTGGAGCCCAGCTATGTGGAGGCCCTACACAGCGGCCTGCAGATCCTGATCGCG CTTCTGGGCTTTGTCTGTGGCTGCCATGTGGTCAGCGTATTTACGGAGGAAGAGGACAGCT TTGATTTCATTGGTGGATTTGATCCATTTCCTCTCTACCATGTCAATGAAAAGCCACCCAGTCTCTTGTCCAAGCAGGCGTACTT GCCTGCGTAA
- the NKAIN4 gene encoding sodium/potassium-transporting ATPase subunit beta-1-interacting protein 4 isoform X2, with product MGSCSGRCALVVLCAFQLVAALERQVFDFLGYQWAPILANFVHIIVVILGLFGTIQYRLRYVMVYTVWAAVWVTWNVFIICFYLEVGGLLQDSELLTFSLSRHRSWWRERWPGCLHEEVPAVGLGAPHGQALVSGAGCALEPSYVEALHSGLQILIALLGFVCGCHVVSVFTEEEDSFDFIGGFDPFPLYHVNEKPPSLLSKQAYL from the exons ATGGGCTCCTGCTCCGGCCGCTGCGCGCTCGTCGTCCTCTGCGCTTTTCAGCTG GTCGCCGCCCTGGAGAGGCAGGTGTTTGACTTCCTGGGCTACCAGTGGGcgcccatcctggccaactttgTCCACATCATCGTCGTCATCCTGGGACTCTTCGGCACCATCCAGTACCGGCTGCGCTACGTCATGGTG TACACGGTGTGGGCAGCCGTCTGGGTCACCTGGAACGTCTTCATCATCTGCTTCTACCTGGAAGTCGGTGGCCTCTTACAG GACAGCGAGCTACTGACCTTCAGCCTCTCCCGGCATCGCTCCTGGTGGCGTGAGCGCTGGCCAGGCTGTCTGCATGAGGAGGTGCCGGCAGTGGGCCTCGGGGCCCCCCATGGCCAGGCCCTGGTGTCAGGTGCTGGCTGTGCCCTGGAGCCCAGCTATGTGGAGGCCCTACACAGCGGCCTGCAGATCCTGATCGCG CTTCTGGGCTTTGTCTGTGGCTGCCATGTGGTCAGCGTATTTACGGAGGAAGAGGACAGCT TTGATTTCATTGGTGGATTTGATCCATTTCCTCTCTACCATGTCAATGAAAAGCCACCCAGTCTCTTGTCCAAGCAGGCGTACTTGTAA